One part of the Streptomyces sp. AM 2-1-1 genome encodes these proteins:
- a CDS encoding protein phosphatase 2C domain-containing protein, with protein MIVAGAVVQGTAHLARGQGCQDAFRAVDLGASAVLAVADGAGGQERSALGAHIAVDAACRALAEDIPDAGDGPEVWTEWTAKAGARVMRDYRRSVRGVLSADGPGAPEGARALAATLAAAVVRPPWVAFVAVGDCFGTLLTRGPVGPGPVREARDRCHLVLPPPSPGAAETVFLSSPGAGLRIRSFVVWEPQLSGVVLATDGCVPLTLDHPSVRRLPPEAGPLPSERFFCGLAATLRANGGDAAPLHALLSGPEAARSGDDLTVLCALTEGG; from the coding sequence GTGATCGTGGCGGGGGCCGTCGTCCAGGGCACCGCGCATCTGGCCCGGGGCCAGGGCTGCCAGGACGCCTTCAGGGCGGTCGACCTGGGCGCGTCGGCGGTGCTGGCGGTCGCGGACGGCGCCGGCGGCCAGGAGCGCAGCGCGCTCGGCGCGCACATCGCCGTGGACGCGGCCTGCCGCGCCCTGGCGGAGGACATACCGGATGCCGGGGACGGGCCGGAGGTCTGGACGGAGTGGACGGCCAAGGCCGGCGCCAGGGTGATGAGGGACTACCGGCGTTCCGTGCGGGGCGTGTTGTCGGCGGACGGACCGGGCGCGCCGGAGGGGGCCCGCGCCCTCGCCGCCACGCTGGCCGCAGCGGTCGTACGGCCGCCCTGGGTGGCCTTCGTCGCGGTCGGCGACTGCTTCGGGACGTTACTCACTCGCGGGCCCGTCGGCCCGGGTCCGGTTCGCGAGGCACGTGACCGGTGCCACCTGGTCCTGCCGCCGCCCTCTCCCGGCGCGGCGGAGACGGTCTTCCTCTCTTCGCCCGGGGCCGGTCTGCGGATACGGTCGTTCGTGGTCTGGGAACCGCAGCTGAGCGGAGTCGTGCTCGCCACCGACGGCTGTGTCCCCCTCACCCTCGACCATCCCTCCGTACGTCGGCTGCCGCCCGAGGCAGGACCCCTGCCCTCCGAACGGTTCTTCTGCGGGCTGGCGGCGACGTTGCGCGCCAACGGCGGTGACGCCGCGCCCCTGCACGCACTGCTCTCCGGACCGGAGGCGGCACGGTCCGGCGACGACCTGACCGTGCTGTGCGCCCTGACCGAAGGCGGGTGA